One window of Dysidea avara chromosome 11, odDysAvar1.4, whole genome shotgun sequence genomic DNA carries:
- the LOC136239439 gene encoding uncharacterized protein — MALVVLTFVVMQMAVIVWGQSPIIPSLPPPPTYSTKEPVFVVSIGELTVVPEDIQVVFDCGELIDNTTMKGGVANITWYKNGRIISNNSMVNGIVAADKRTVEFTYTIRSRPAQTGTGGIYSCEVCTNDKICQDRTTVMDVCLAPHLDKRSGTLTPPHRVVIIIRCGQDYEAETFVGTAIVLISCPIINGTDTTLTAYKDGVEIDEFTGHTGILRFGPIPHISDNIFGTYTFVTENNCGRDVAVTRITRKVVGCEITSVDVAAQLKEDNATITFSAERVPENDDVKFHCKLDNNKEYKPCTSPLVYHNLSVGRHHVVVRAECPGEQSSRLAQRIEFRVRN, encoded by the exons ATGGCACTTGTTGTTCTTACATTCGTGGTCATGCAAATG GCAGTGATAGTTTGGGGACAAAGCCCAATTATCCCTTCACTTCCACCACCACCAACATACTCTACTAAGGAGCCTG TAtttgtggtctctattggaGAACTAACTGTGGTACCCGAGGACATACAAGTTGTCTTTGATTGTGGGGAGCTGATTGATAATACAACTATGAAAGGAGGTGTTGCCAACATAACTTGGTATAAGAATGGAAGAATAATAAGCAATAACTCAATGGTAAATGGCATAGTGGCTGCAGATAAGAGAACTGTGGAATTCACGTATACTATAAGAAGTAGACCAGCTCAGACTGGAACAGGAGGCATTTATTCCTGTGAAGTCTGTACTAATGATAAAATATGTCAGGACAGAACAACTGTAATGGATGTATGCC TTGCACCTCATCTGGATAAACGTAGTGGGACACTCACACCACCTCATCGTGTAGTGATTATCATTAGATGTGGACAAGATTATGAGGCTGAGACATTTGTAGGAACTGCCATTGTTCTGATAAGTTGCCCAATAATTAATGGAACAGATACAACATTAACAGCATATAAAGACGGTGTGGAAATTGATGAATTTACTGGACATACCGGTATTCTTCGGTTTGGTCCCATTCCTCATATTTCTGATAATATTTTTGGTACATACACATTTGTAACAGAAAATAATTGTGGTAGAGATGTTGCAGTGACCAGAATAACTCGTAAAG TTGTAGGTTGTGAAATAACATCAGTTGATGTTGCTGCTCAATTGAAAGAAGACAATGCCACTATAACATTTTCAGCTGAACGTGTTCCAGAAAATGATGACGTAAAGTTTCACTGCAAATTGGATAACAACAAAGAATATAAACCTT GTACTAGTCCACTGGTTTATCACAACTTGAGTGTGGGGAGAcatcatgttgttgtgaggGCTGAGTGTCCAGGTGAACAATCCTCAAGACTAGCTCAGAGAATTGAGTTTAGAGTTCGCAACTAA